In Deinococcus irradiatisoli, the genomic stretch AAGCCCGCCAGACGCCGCTGGTCATCGAGCGTCAGCGCCGTGAAAACGTCGAGGCCGTGTCGCAACTGGTCTCGGCCCTGCGCGAGCGCCGCCCGCCCTACGCCGTCACGGTGGCGCGCGGCAGCAGCGACCACGCCTGCACCGTGCTGAAATACGCCCTGGAAACGCAGCTGGCCCTGCCGGTCGCCTCGCTGGGGCCGAGCGTACATACCCTCTACGGCGCACGGCTCGATTTGCGCGGCGCGTTGGTGATCGCCGTGTCGCAGTCGGGGGCCAGCCCCGACGTGGTGGAAAACGTCCGGATGGCCCGCGAGGGCGGCGCCGTCACGGTGGCGCTGGTCAACGTGGAGGAGAGCGACCTGTCACAGGCCGCCGAATTCACCCTGCCGCTGCACTGCGGCGAGGAGAAAGCGGTGGCCGCCACCAAGAGTTACCTCGCCAGCCTGACCGCCTTTTTGCCGGTGATCGCCGAACTCGGCGGAGGTGAGGCGCTGCGACAGGCCCTGGCAGACTTACCGGAAGTCTTGACCCGCACCCTGGACCTCGAAAACGCCGCCAGCGATCTGGCCGAGCGCTACCGTTTCGCCGAGAACCTGCTGGTGCTGGCGCGCGGCCTGCATTTCGGAGTGGCCCAGGAAGCGGCCCTCAAGCTCAAGGAAACCTGCGGCATTCACGCCGAGGCCTACAGCGCCGCCGAGTTCAGCCACGGCCCCAAGCGCCTGCTGGCCGAGGGACTGCCGCTGCTTGGCTTTTCGCCCACCGACGCGGCGCGGGCAGCCAGCGAGCAGGCCTACCAAGACCTCAGTGCTAGCGGCGCGGACTTGCGGACCATCGGCCCGGCGCCGGGCAGCAGCCTGACAACCCCCGAAAGCGGCCACCCGCTGACCGACCCGGTCGCCAGCGCCCTGGCGTTTTACCTCTTCGCCGGGCACCTGGCGCTGCACAAGGGCCTCAATCCCGACGCGCCGCCGCTGCTGAGCAAGGTGACCAAAACCCGCTGAAGGCAAAAAACAAGCGCCTACCTGTTGATCGGTAGGCGCTTCTGGTGGTGGAGCCAAGCGGGATCGAACCGCTGACCTCGTCATTGCGAACGACGCGCTCTCCCAGCTGAGCTATGGCCCCTCGTTGCCCGGCGTGATGTTCCTCCCGCTCAAGCGAGAGAGAGCCTAGCACGGCCCCCGCAGGGGCGCAAGGGGGCGGGGATTGAGAGGTCGGGGACGTCGGGGACGCGTATGCTGACGTGTGCCGCTCTCACCCTTCATGCTGGCGACCTGTCAAAGCCTGATCACGGCGGATGTGCGGGGCAACGCGGCCCACATCCGCAGCCTGATGCGGCAGGCCAGGGCAGCGGGAGCGCGGCTGGCCCATTTTCCTGAAGGAGCGCTGACCGGCTATGCCAAGCACCAGATCCGGGATTGGAGCGCGGTGGACTGGAACGTCGTGCGCGAGGAATTCAAACGCACGGCCGCGCTCGCCGGAGAGCTGGAGCTGTGGGTGGTGGTCGGCGGAGCGCACCGACTGACGCCCCCACACTGGCCGCACAACAGCCTATACGTCATCTCGGATTCAGGAGAACTAGTCGGACGCTACGACAAGCGCTTCTTGTCGAACACCGAAGTCACCTCCTTCTACACGCCGGGTTTCGAGCCACTAGTGTTCGAGGTGGACGGCTGGCGCTTCGGCTGCGCGATCTGCATCGAAACAGTCTTTCCGGCACTGTTCGCCGAGTACGAGCGCCTGGACGTGGACGCCGTGCTGCTGTCGATGTATTACAACTTACCGGAGCGCAATCTGATGGCCCAGGCCCACGCCTCGATCAATTCGTACTGGATCAGTTACGCCAATTCTGCCGATTGCAGCGCGGTGTCTCCCAGCGCCCTGTACGGCCCGGACGGGCTGGCGCTCGGGGTCTGCGAAGGCAACGGCTCGGCGTCGCTGATCTGCACCGTTCTGGACCCCGCCACGCCCGAGTTCGACGTCCCGCTCACCAAGGCCCGGCCCTGGCGGCGTTTGGCGAGTGCCGGCGAGATCTACCGGCAGCGGCGGGTGGACGACGAGCGCAGCTGCGACCAGACCCGGTTCTGACCCGGAGCGAAGTGAGGGTTGCCGACTCCGGCGGTGCGTCACGCTTGAAGCCAAACGATGGGTGTAAGCTTCTTCGATGGACGACCGTTTCGCTTACAAGTTTGGCCGCGAGGGCATTACCTTCGACGACGTGCTGCTGCTGCCCCGGCACTCGCAGGTGCTGCCGCGCGACGTCAGCGTGCAGACCCAGCTGACCCGCCGGGTGCGGCTGAACATTCCCTTCGTATCGGCGGCGATGGACACCGTTACCGAAACGGCCATGGCGGTGGCGATGGCCCGCGAGGGCGGCATCGGGGTGATTCACAAGAACATGCCGGTGGACGCCCAGGCCGAGATGGTCCGTAAGGTCAAGCGCAGCGAGAGCGGCATGATCGTCGACCCGATCACCCTGCCACCCACCGCCAGCGTGCGCGAGGCCGATCGCCTGATGGCCGAGTACAAGATCAGCGGCGTGCCGATCACCGACGCCGAGGGCAAGTTGCTGGGCATCATCACCAACCGCGACATGCGCTTCATCGATGACCTCGACCAGCCGATCGGCAACGTGATGACCCGCGAGAACCTGGTGACGGTGGCGGTGGGCACCAGCCTCGACGCGGCCCGTGAGCTGTTCAAGCGCAACCGCATCGAAAAGCTGCTGGTCACCGAGGGCGAGTACCTGCGCGGCCTAATCACCATCAAGGACATCGAGAAGACGGTCAAGTACCCCAACGCGGCCAAGGACGATCTGGGTCGCCTGCGGGTGGCCGCCGCCATCGGGGTCAGCAGCGACCTGATGGACCGGGCCGCCGCGCTGGTGCAGGCCGGGGCCGACGTACTCGTGCTCGACAGCGCCCATGGCCACTCGCAGGGCATTCTCAGCGCGCTGGAGCAGGTCAAGACCCGCTTCGACGTGGACGTGATCGCCGGGAACGTCGCCACCCGCGACGGCGCGCGGGCGCTGATCGAGGCCGGGGCCGACGCCGTCAAGGTCGGCATCGGGCCGGGCTCGATCTGCACCACCCGGGTGGTGACCGGGGTGGGCGTGCCGCAGATCACGGCGGTGTTCGAAGCCTCGGAAGCCGCCCGCGAGGCCGGCATTCCCATCATCGCCGACGGCGGCATCAAGCAGACCGGCGACGCGGCCAAGGCGATCGCCGCCGGCGCCAGCGCGGTGATGATGGGCAGCATGCTGGCCGGCACCGACGAAGCGCCGGGCGAGGTGGTGCTGCGCGACGGGCGGCGCTACAAGAGCTACCGGGGCATGGGCTCGCTGGGCGCCATGGACCAGGGCTCGGCCGACCGCTACTTTCAGGACAAGCCGCTTTCCGGGAGCAGCAAGAAGTTCGTGCCGGAAGGCATCGAGGGCATCGTGGCCTACCGGGGCACCGCCGGTGAAGTGGTCTACCAGTTCGTCGGCGGCCTGAGAAGCAGCATGGGCTACTGCGGGGCGCCGGACCTCGACACCCTGCGGCGCGAGGCCCAGTTCGTGCGGATCAGCTCAGCCAGCCTGATCGAGAGCCACCCGCACGGCGTGACGATCACGCAGGAAGCGCCCAACTACAGCCGTTGAAGGCGAACGGGAACACCGCGCTCCAGTGGCGAGCGCGGCTTTCCCGTTGGGCAGGCAAAGGTTACAGGAACGTCTTGACCTGCGCTTCGTAACCGGCCGGGTACACCGGGAACATCTGGCGGCCCTGGGTGTTCCACAGTTCATCGAAATCGCGGTAACTCAGGTAGGCGACCGGCCCGATCATGCTGTCACTCACCCACATCACCCCGGCCTGATCGTCGTAGCCGCGCACCACCCGGAAGTGGTTGATGTGTCCGGGGCGGTCGTACCATTGCAGCACGATCACCGGAATGCCCAGCGCCAGCAGTTTCTTGACCTGCCGGATCTGGCCGCCGCGAATGGTCCTGGTGTGCAGCCCGAATTTGGCGAGTTCCGGCGCGATGGCGCTGACCTGCATGTACTCGCTGCCCTGGCGGGTAGTCTGCTGGATAACGCTCTGGCTGAGCCGGACTTTATAAAACCCCAGCACCGAGGAGAGCGCGCTGGGGCCACAGTTGTTGTAGGTCTGAAAATCGAAGGCCAGGCCCTTGAGATACGTCCTGAGCGGCAAAGCGTCACCGAACGACGCGACGTTGATCACCGGAGACCAGCCCACGAAGCTCGCCACCGTAGCGGCCGGCTCGGTTTTCCAGGCGACGGGGCCGCGCACCGGGGCGGCGGCCTGCACAGTGGGCGCGGCGGGCACCGCTGCGGAGCGGGCGATCACCGGGGCGGCCACCACCGGGCGTGTCGAGGCCGGCAGCTGGAGCTGCTGCCCGACTTTGAGCGTCGAGGTGCTCAGCCGGTTGAGCTTGAGCACTTCTCCAGGCTCTACGCCCAGGTTGCGGGCAATCTGGTAAACGGTATCGCCGGGTTGGACCGTGTAGGTCGCCGCCCGCCCCAGCGAGCCGACCAGCGCCGCGCACAGCGACACGGTACAGAGAAAAGTGAGCTTCATTCCTGTCCAAGCATAAACGAAAGCGTCCTCAAAGGAAGGGGAAATTTTTGGCAAAGATAAGATGAAGATCAGCCGGTACCCACTGCATGCTGACACAACGCATCTGAATACTCATCTGACAAATTGTCATTTAGCGTCGAAATCGGCTATACTCGGGGAATGAAAAGCGCCCTCCCCCGCCTCGCCTCCTCGCTGCGCGAACCGTGGAATGGCCTGACCCACTGGGCCGGGGCGGCGCTGGCGGTCCTCGCCCTCAGCGGCATGGTGTGGTTCGCCGCCGCGCACCGGCTCAGCGTCTGGCCGTTCGTGGTCTTCGGCCTCAGCATGGTGTTCCTTTACACCGCCTCGGCGTCTTACCACTCGTTCCGGGTCAGCGAGCGCGCTTTGCTGCGCCTCAGGAAACTCGATCACAGCGCCATCTTTCTGCTGATCGCCGGAAGCTACACCCCGGTCGCCTACTTCGGGCTCAGCGGCCTGTGGCAGACCCTGGTGCTGTGGATCATCTGGGGTATCGCCATCTCGGGCGTGGCGCTCAAGTTGCTGACCATGCGGTTGCCGCGCTGGGTCAGTACGCTGCTTTATGTGGTGATGGGCTGGACCGCTGTGGCGTTTTTGCCGCAGCTGGCCCGGCAGCTCAGCTCTGCCGCCCTGTTCTGGCTGGCGGTGGGCGGCGCGCTCTACAGTGTCGGGGCGGTGGTCTACGCCACCAAGCGCTGGAATCCGCGCCCTGGCGTGTTCGGCTTTCACGAAATCTGGCACCTGTTCGTGCTGGGCGGCACCGGGGCGCACGTGGCGATGATGTTCGCCCTCAGGTAACGACCTCAACAAAGAAGGCGGGACGCTCCGAGCGCCCGCCTTCGGCCTGTTTTCGCCGCTTTGACCTGAACTAGACCCCCGCCAGGCCGAACAGCCAGCCCTGCACCGTGCCGATCAGGTTCCCCAGCGGCGCGCGGGCCAGCAGAATAAAGCCCATCACGATCAGGAAGGCATAGGGCAGCTGCTCGAACTCGATCAAGCTGCGGCCCAGCGTTCGGGGAAACAGACCGGCCAGAATGCGCGAGCCGTCGAGCAGCGGAATGGGAATCAGGTTGAACACCGCCAGCACGATATTGATGCTGGAAACGATGCCCAGGATGATGTCGCCGAGGCTGCTTTCCGGCAGGAATTTCAGCAGCAGCACGCAGATCAGCGCGATCAGGATGTTGCTGAGCGGCCCGGCCGCCGCCACCGCCACCATGCCCCAGCGGCCCAGATTGTTGAAGTTCACCGGCACCGGGCGGGCGAAGCCAAAACCCGCGATGAGCAGTAACAACGCGCCGAACGGATCGAGGTGCGCCAGCGGGTTGAGGGTGACCCGGCCCAGCCGCCGGGGTGTCGGGTCACCGAGCTTATCGGCGGTGTAAGCATGGGCGAACTCGTGAACGGTGAGTGACAGCACCAGCGCGACCGCTACGATGACGAAGGCGGTGGGGTTGGAGGACAGCAGCGAGATCAGGCCCATTCGGGCATTCTACCGGGCGGTCTCATGATAATTGGCCCGGCCTTAAGAGCGCTCCAGATACGCCCGCAGCGCGGCTTCCTCCTCGGCGCGGCTCCCGAATTCCCCGAGGCGGCGCCGCTCGGCCAGGTACGCCAGCGCCGCGCCCACCCCTGGGCCCGGCGCGGCGCCCAGCTTCAGCACGTCCCGGCCAGTGAGCGGCACGTAGGCCTCAGGGCGCAGCACCCCCCGTAACATGGCCTCGGCGCTGCCCGGTGCGGCGTAGCCGTCTGCCAGCGCCCTGGACAGCAGCGCCGCGGGACGCGAGCCCAGGGCCAGGCGCTGTTCCCAGGCGGCCGCGTCGGACACGCCGGAGAGCAGGCCCGCCGCGTACACCGTCTCGGCCGGGCGCTGCGACAAGCGGTCGAGCGCCAGCAGCACCTTCACGGCGGGCAGCGGCAGAAGCGCCCCCGCACCCCAGTCGATCAGCGTCTGCGCCGCCTGCCCCGGGCGCGGTTCGGAGAGCAGCAGACGCAGCTCGGCGTCCAGCCGGGGGGTCTGGGCAGCAACCGCCAGCGCCTGCGGCACCTGGGCCAGCAATGCCGGCGACGCCTGCAGACTCAAGCGGGCCGCGAGCCGGGCGCCGCGCACCAGCCTCGAAGCGTCGTCGGTGAACGAGGTGGCGTGCAGCGGGCGCAGTTCACGCCGGGCGAGGTCGTCCAGGCCACCGGCCGGGTCGTGCAGCTCGGGGCCGCTCTCCCCCACCACCAGGGCCAGCGCATTCAGCGAGAAATCGCGCCTCAGCAGGTCCTGGGCCAGCGTGCCGGGGTGTGGCAGCGGCGAAGCGCCGGGTGCGGGGTAGCGCTCCAGCCGGGCACTGACCAGATCGGCGGCGCGGCCCGGCGTGCCCGGCAGACTGAGGGTGGCGTTCCGGTAGGCCGGATGAAACACGAACGGCAGCCCCGACTTCTGCGCCACCTCCTCCACGTCGCCGCCGACCACCACGATGTCGAGGTCCAGCGGCGGCAGGCCCAGCAGCGCGTCTCTCACCGCGCCGCCGACCAGCGCCAACCGGCCCAGCGGCAGGGCGGCACTGAGGCAGGTCAGCAGGTCGCGGTCAGCTTCGCCGAGGGCGTTCCAGATTTGCGCGGCCAAGTCTGATGCGGCGGGCGGCGCGAGGTCGGCGGGTGTGAGCAAAGCAGCGAACGGCCCAGAGCGCTCGACCGCCAGCGCGGGAAAGCCCGCCAGGTTCGTGCGAGCTGTTTCAAGCGAGGTGTCTGCCGAGCAGACCGGCCCTTCGCTCAGCAGATCAGGCTCTTCCTCCCGCACCACGCCCACTACCTCGCCCCCCCTCAGCACCGCGACGGCCGGCAACTTCCAGGCATTCATCAACACCGGAGCCTGTTCCAGCGTCTCCGGGGTCAGGGTGGGCGGCGGCTGGGCGGGCAGCAGATCGGCGAGCGTCGGGGCCACGTCGCTCAGGGTTTCACAGCCTGGAGCGCCGGGCAAGCGCCACCGCCCTCAGTTCAGCGGCTGGGTGGTGAACGAACTCTGGTCGAGCGTCACGTTCACGGTGCGGGTCTTGCCGCCGTTGACGACTTCCAGCTTGACGGTGTCGCCCACCGTCTTGGCGATGTACGACGCCTGCAAATCCTCGCGGCTGTCCACCGGATTGCCGTCGGCGCTCACGATCACGTCGCCGCCCACGGCGATCTGGCCGCCGCGCACCTGCTGCACCGAGGTGGCGCCCTTGAGCCCGGCCTTGTCCGCCGGGGAGCCGGGCACCACCTTGCCGATCAGAAAGCCGCTGGGCGGCAGGTCGTACTGCTGCCGGGCCTGATCGGTCAGGACGCTGGTGCCCAGCGGCACGCTGACCACACCTCTGGCGGTGCTCTGGGTGGCCACCAGCCCCGGCTCGACCCCGATGGTGGGGGCCAGCACCAGACCGCCCTTGGCTTCCTTGAGGCGGGTCAGCAGGTTCTTGGCGGTGTTGATGGGAATGGCGAACCCCACCCCGGCGCTCTGGCCCACCCCGCTTTGCGCGCCGGCCGGGCTGATGATCTGGGTGTTGATGCCGATGATGCGCCCGGTGCTGTCGAGCAGCGGCCCGCCGCTGTTGCCGGGGTTGATGGCAGCGTCGGTCTGAATGGCTTTCTGGGTGATGCCCTCGCTGCCGGCCGCCCCCAGGCTGAAGCCGATGGGAATCTGCCGCTGGGTGCTGCTGACGATGCCCTCGGTCACGCTGAAGTCGAAGCCGAAGGGCGCGCCCATCGCCACGGTCTTCTGCCCGACCTTGAGGGTGCTGCTGTCGCCCAGCGGAATCGGCTTGATCAGCGTCTTGTCGATGTTCTTGGGCCGAATCAGCGCCAGATCGTACTGCGGGGCCAGCCCGATGATCTCGGCGCTGACCGGGTCTTTCTGGCCCTGCACCCGCACCTTGATGGTGGTGTTGAGCGTCTGGCCGTCCTGGGTCACGACGTGGAAGTTGGTCAGGATGTCGCCCGCCGCGTCGACGAAAAAGCCCGAGCCGACGCCCTGCTGCGTCTGTCCGTCCTGCGAGCCCATCGAGCCGAACGGATCGGGGCTCGCCGCCGACTCGGTGGTGACGTACACCAGGCCCGGCTCGTACTGCTTGACGATGCTGATGGTGTTGGCTTCGTTTTGCAGCTTGGCGCCGGCCTCGTCTAGCGGCTCGGTGGCGTCGCCGGCCGGCGCCGTGCTGGTGGCCGGCGCGGCGCTCTGGGTGGCGGTGACCGGCTCGACGGCGGCCGGGCTGGTGGTGACCTGCTGCTCAAGTTGGGGCCGGGCGGCGCCGAAAGGCAGATCGCCGCGCACGACGGTGGCGCCCACCCCCAGCCCGACGGCGGCGGCAACAGCAGCGGTGATGAACACGGTGGTGGTTTGCTTGGCCATATCTGAATGTATTAAAGCGCCTGGGGTGTGAAGGAGCCGCGCCGAAACGATGAAGGTCTGCTCCGGAACCTGCCGTTTGTCACCTGCGCCCCCCGCCAAAGCGCGCCCGCTTCATGGTGCGCCGCGCGCTCCATCTGCTACCTTGATTCTCATGATCGCTTACGTGATTAACCCCGGCTCGGCCAGCACCAAACTGGCGCTGGCCGAACTCGAGCGTGGCGAGAATCCGAACCTTCCGGCGCAGCTGCGCCTGCAGCTCACCAAGGTGGAAATCGAGCACCCGGCGCTGAGCAGCGGCCACCTGGAACTCGGCCGCCTGATCGCCGACCTGACCGCCGCCGCCGCCGGGTGGCCGGCGCCCGACGCGGTGGCGGCGCACTGCGGCCTGATCGGACAGCCGGAGCCTGGAGCGTACCGGGTCACGCCGCAGCTGGCGGAGTGGCTGCTGCTGCACCCGCACGGCGAGCACACCAGCAACGTGGGCGCGGCGCTGGCGCTGGCGCTGGGGCAGGAACGCGGCGCGGCGGCCTACATCGTCGATCCGCCGGACGTGGACGAACTGCGCCCAGAAGCCCGCCTGACCGGCCTCAGCGGCGTGGAGCGCCTCAGCCGCCTGCACACCCTCAACGCCCGGCTGGTGGGCCGGCGCGCCGCCCACGAACAGGGGCTGCGCTTTCAGGACGCCCGGGTGGTGGTGGCGCACCTGGGCGGCAGCATCAGTGTCAGCGCCTTTGAAGCGGGGCGCATCATCGACACCACCGGCGCCCGCCTCGACGAAGGCCCCTTCACGCCCACCCGCGCCGGCACGCTGCCGACCCGCGCGGTGCTGGACCTGGCCTACAGCCATCCGCGCCGCGACGTGGAGCGGACGCTGCTGTGCGAGGCGGGCTTCGTCAGCCTCACCGGCACCGCCGATCTGCGCGAACTCGAGCGCCGCGAGAAGACCGACGCCCAGGTCAAGCTGGCCGCCGACGCTTTCGCACACCAGGTCGCCAAGAGCATCGGGGCCTACAGCGCCGCGCTCAGCGCCCGCCCGCACGCGATTGCCATCACCGGCGGCGTCGCCCGCTGGGAGAGCGTGGTGGCCCGCATCGAGCGCCGGGTAGGCTGGATCGCGCCGATCACGGTGCTGCCAGGCGAACTCGAACTCGAAGCGCTGGCCGAGGGCGTGGGCCGGGTGCTGCTGGGGCAGGAAGAAGCCCACGACTGGCAGGCGCCGGCAGCGCTCGGCACCTGAATGGCCGCCCGCCGCGCCCGGCCCGCCGCCCACAGCCGCCACCCGATTCGCGCCACCAGCATGTGGCGGGTCGATCAGGTGTTTCTCAGCCGCAAGGGGCAGCGGGTAGAGGTGATCGCCAGCCTGGTCAACGACCAGGGCGGGCTGCGCAACCTCGCCACCGTGGCCCCCACCGACGACGCGGTGACGGCGGTGCGGCAGGCGGCGCGCTACATCGCCGGTATGGGCAACGTCTACGAAGCCAGAAACGCCCGCGTGCGCTGGACCCGGGCGCAGTCGGTCACGGCCCAGGACGAGCTGATTCGCGACCACGACCTCGAAGACGAGTTTCTCGATGCTTTTCTCGAAACGCTCAGCGAGGTGCGCGACCAGATGCGCTGATACGGCCGGGAGCACTGGCCCCTGCCGGCCGACTTCGGGGGACGGCTTCCGGTCCCGGCAGCCGAAAAGATATGCTGATCTTCAATGAATCTTCTTCAAATCCTCATCCTGGTTCATGTACTCAGCGCCGTGATAGGCATCGGTCCCACCTACTTCACGGCGGTGCTGCTTCACCCCCGACAGACGGTGCCCCGGCTGGCGCTGGGCGCCCACTTCGCCGAGCGGCTGGAGCTGTTTCCCAAGATCGGCGGAACGCTGGCGGTGCTGACCGGCCTGCTGCTGGTGTGGCAGGGTCACTACGGCTCTCTTGCCCAGATCTGGCTGCTGGGATCGCTGCTGATCTACGTGATGATTCAGGTGCTGATCGTGGGGTTCGCCGTGCCCCGCACCAAGCGGCTCGACGCCTGGCTCGCGGCCGAGGCGGGCCGGGCGGGCACGCTGCCGCTGCTGCAGCTTCGCCTGCTGCGGGAAGTGTACGGCCTGCATCTGGCGGCGATGGCGCTGGGCATCGTGCTGTTCGCTTTGATGATCCTGAAGCCGAGCTGAGCGCTGCCCTGACGCTCCCCGAGGTTCAGTCGGCCGCCGCCGGCTGCGCGCCCGGCACCTTGGCCCCGCTTTGCCAGGCGCTGATCAGCACCAGCAAGCTGATCGCCGCGCAGCCCTGCGCCAGCGGCCCGAAACCGAAGCGGCTGATCACCAGCCCGCCGATGAAGGTGCCGGCGGCGGCGCTGAGGTACGCCAGCGCGTCCACCCGGCCCTGCACCCCCCGGTGAGCGGTGAGCGCCTTGCTGCCCGACAGGAAGCCCAGGTTCCAGCCCAGCCCCAAGAGAAACATGCTGGGCGCCAGCCACAGCTGACCCGACGGCGCGCTGAGGGCGGCGGCGAGCAGCAGGGCCGCTCCGCCAACGTAGCCCAGCCGCACCCCGAAGCGGTCGATCAGCGGCCCGGTGAGCCAGCCGAAACCGAACATGCCGGCCACATGCACCGTGATCAGCCCGGCGATGGCCGGGTGACTCATGCCCATGTGGTGCGCCCGGAGCGGCGTGAGGCTCATCAATGTGACCATCAGGCCCTGCGAGACGGCCACCGCCAGCGCGGCGGGCCAGACCTGCGGGTGCGAGAGCGGCGTGCGCGCGGCCGGGCCTGCCGACGCCCCGGCGACCACGGCCGGAGCGCGCCACAGCGAGGTCAGCCCGGCGCCCAGCAGCAAGAA encodes the following:
- a CDS encoding S1C family serine protease, producing MAKQTTTVFITAAVAAAVGLGVGATVVRGDLPFGAARPQLEQQVTTSPAAVEPVTATQSAAPATSTAPAGDATEPLDEAGAKLQNEANTISIVKQYEPGLVYVTTESAASPDPFGSMGSQDGQTQQGVGSGFFVDAAGDILTNFHVVTQDGQTLNTTIKVRVQGQKDPVSAEIIGLAPQYDLALIRPKNIDKTLIKPIPLGDSSTLKVGQKTVAMGAPFGFDFSVTEGIVSSTQRQIPIGFSLGAAGSEGITQKAIQTDAAINPGNSGGPLLDSTGRIIGINTQIISPAGAQSGVGQSAGVGFAIPINTAKNLLTRLKEAKGGLVLAPTIGVEPGLVATQSTARGVVSVPLGTSVLTDQARQQYDLPPSGFLIGKVVPGSPADKAGLKGATSVQQVRGGQIAVGGDVIVSADGNPVDSREDLQASYIAKTVGDTVKLEVVNGGKTRTVNVTLDQSSFTTQPLN
- a CDS encoding DUF2269 family protein; the encoded protein is MNLLQILILVHVLSAVIGIGPTYFTAVLLHPRQTVPRLALGAHFAERLELFPKIGGTLAVLTGLLLVWQGHYGSLAQIWLLGSLLIYVMIQVLIVGFAVPRTKRLDAWLAAEAGRAGTLPLLQLRLLREVYGLHLAAMALGIVLFALMILKPS
- a CDS encoding LysM peptidoglycan-binding domain-containing protein translates to MKLTFLCTVSLCAALVGSLGRAATYTVQPGDTVYQIARNLGVEPGEVLKLNRLSTSTLKVGQQLQLPASTRPVVAAPVIARSAAVPAAPTVQAAAPVRGPVAWKTEPAATVASFVGWSPVINVASFGDALPLRTYLKGLAFDFQTYNNCGPSALSSVLGFYKVRLSQSVIQQTTRQGSEYMQVSAIAPELAKFGLHTRTIRGGQIRQVKKLLALGIPVIVLQWYDRPGHINHFRVVRGYDDQAGVMWVSDSMIGPVAYLSYRDFDELWNTQGRQMFPVYPAGYEAQVKTFL
- a CDS encoding CCA tRNA nucleotidyltransferase, producing MAPTLADLLPAQPPPTLTPETLEQAPVLMNAWKLPAVAVLRGGEVVGVVREEEPDLLSEGPVCSADTSLETARTNLAGFPALAVERSGPFAALLTPADLAPPAASDLAAQIWNALGEADRDLLTCLSAALPLGRLALVGGAVRDALLGLPPLDLDIVVVGGDVEEVAQKSGLPFVFHPAYRNATLSLPGTPGRAADLVSARLERYPAPGASPLPHPGTLAQDLLRRDFSLNALALVVGESGPELHDPAGGLDDLARRELRPLHATSFTDDASRLVRGARLAARLSLQASPALLAQVPQALAVAAQTPRLDAELRLLLSEPRPGQAAQTLIDWGAGALLPLPAVKVLLALDRLSQRPAETVYAAGLLSGVSDAAAWEQRLALGSRPAALLSRALADGYAAPGSAEAMLRGVLRPEAYVPLTGRDVLKLGAAPGPGVGAALAYLAERRRLGEFGSRAEEEAALRAYLERS
- the trhA gene encoding PAQR family membrane homeostasis protein TrhA, encoding MKSALPRLASSLREPWNGLTHWAGAALAVLALSGMVWFAAAHRLSVWPFVVFGLSMVFLYTASASYHSFRVSERALLRLRKLDHSAIFLLIAGSYTPVAYFGLSGLWQTLVLWIIWGIAISGVALKLLTMRLPRWVSTLLYVVMGWTAVAFLPQLARQLSSAALFWLAVGGALYSVGAVVYATKRWNPRPGVFGFHEIWHLFVLGGTGAHVAMMFALR
- the guaB gene encoding IMP dehydrogenase, which produces MDDRFAYKFGREGITFDDVLLLPRHSQVLPRDVSVQTQLTRRVRLNIPFVSAAMDTVTETAMAVAMAREGGIGVIHKNMPVDAQAEMVRKVKRSESGMIVDPITLPPTASVREADRLMAEYKISGVPITDAEGKLLGIITNRDMRFIDDLDQPIGNVMTRENLVTVAVGTSLDAARELFKRNRIEKLLVTEGEYLRGLITIKDIEKTVKYPNAAKDDLGRLRVAAAIGVSSDLMDRAAALVQAGADVLVLDSAHGHSQGILSALEQVKTRFDVDVIAGNVATRDGARALIEAGADAVKVGIGPGSICTTRVVTGVGVPQITAVFEASEAAREAGIPIIADGGIKQTGDAAKAIAAGASAVMMGSMLAGTDEAPGEVVLRDGRRYKSYRGMGSLGAMDQGSADRYFQDKPLSGSSKKFVPEGIEGIVAYRGTAGEVVYQFVGGLRSSMGYCGAPDLDTLRREAQFVRISSASLIESHPHGVTITQEAPNYSR
- a CDS encoding carbon-nitrogen hydrolase family protein, whose protein sequence is MPLSPFMLATCQSLITADVRGNAAHIRSLMRQARAAGARLAHFPEGALTGYAKHQIRDWSAVDWNVVREEFKRTAALAGELELWVVVGGAHRLTPPHWPHNSLYVISDSGELVGRYDKRFLSNTEVTSFYTPGFEPLVFEVDGWRFGCAICIETVFPALFAEYERLDVDAVLLSMYYNLPERNLMAQAHASINSYWISYANSADCSAVSPSALYGPDGLALGVCEGNGSASLICTVLDPATPEFDVPLTKARPWRRLASAGEIYRQRRVDDERSCDQTRF
- a CDS encoding butyrate kinase, with the translated sequence MIAYVINPGSASTKLALAELERGENPNLPAQLRLQLTKVEIEHPALSSGHLELGRLIADLTAAAAGWPAPDAVAAHCGLIGQPEPGAYRVTPQLAEWLLLHPHGEHTSNVGAALALALGQERGAAAYIVDPPDVDELRPEARLTGLSGVERLSRLHTLNARLVGRRAAHEQGLRFQDARVVVAHLGGSISVSAFEAGRIIDTTGARLDEGPFTPTRAGTLPTRAVLDLAYSHPRRDVERTLLCEAGFVSLTGTADLRELERREKTDAQVKLAADAFAHQVAKSIGAYSAALSARPHAIAITGGVARWESVVARIERRVGWIAPITVLPGELELEALAEGVGRVLLGQEEAHDWQAPAALGT
- a CDS encoding site-2 protease family protein, which encodes MGLISLLSSNPTAFVIVAVALVLSLTVHEFAHAYTADKLGDPTPRRLGRVTLNPLAHLDPFGALLLLIAGFGFARPVPVNFNNLGRWGMVAVAAAGPLSNILIALICVLLLKFLPESSLGDIILGIVSSINIVLAVFNLIPIPLLDGSRILAGLFPRTLGRSLIEFEQLPYAFLIVMGFILLARAPLGNLIGTVQGWLFGLAGV
- a CDS encoding SIS domain-containing protein — translated: MTSPVSDPLMLQEARQTPLVIERQRRENVEAVSQLVSALRERRPPYAVTVARGSSDHACTVLKYALETQLALPVASLGPSVHTLYGARLDLRGALVIAVSQSGASPDVVENVRMAREGGAVTVALVNVEESDLSQAAEFTLPLHCGEEKAVAATKSYLASLTAFLPVIAELGGGEALRQALADLPEVLTRTLDLENAASDLAERYRFAENLLVLARGLHFGVAQEAALKLKETCGIHAEAYSAAEFSHGPKRLLAEGLPLLGFSPTDAARAASEQAYQDLSASGADLRTIGPAPGSSLTTPESGHPLTDPVASALAFYLFAGHLALHKGLNPDAPPLLSKVTKTR